CTTATAATAGTTTAGAGTTCATGGTGACCAAATTTTAAGACATTTATGAGCTCCTATTTTGCTGtgacgtgtgtgcatgtgtctgtgtgtctgttatttatgatttattgtagatttacaacaacaacacagattGCTTGAATTACTATAAATCtatgtgacacacacagactgacacaacAGATTGAGTTAAGGTAAGGTAACAGTAAGGTATGGTAAAGTAAAGTGGGGGGGCCTGGAAAGCTCAGGTCACCGGGTAGCTCACAGAGCTTAATTCAGCCTAATAGGATTACCTGTCACAAGCTGGGATGCTCAGGCGGCATCTCAGCTTGCGGCACTATTCACAGCAAATGCCAGGAGCACACTACCCACGGCTATGTTAGCCACTACTGTTCCATGAGAATTTGCAAATTAAGTGTGTTTAATATCCAGCAGTCAAACTATCTATGGGGTGATGCGTTAAAATTTAAATGGTGTAGCGTCAATCAAGTCTAATGGGGCTGCTGGATAAACTGTCGGGCTGGCTTGGCCTGAGGAAGAAAGAGGTCAACGTTTTGTGTTTGGGACTGGACAACAGCGGCAAAACCACCATCATCAACCAACTCAAGCCGGCTAATGTAAGTGCATGAAACTGGGCCTTATTGTGAATGCATTTTGAGACTTTGTTATAAAAGATTATTGTGGAATTGAGAGGCCTTTTTGTACTCTATGTAGAGTACACAAACTTCCTATACCATGATAGTTTTGGATTAGTATTGTGAGAGGGCCTGTCAAAGTCTCCTTCATTTCCCTGCAATCATTCACTGATTGCTTGTTTTCAGCATTCGAATCATTTAGGCCCATTGTCAGAAGAGTGGAAACATGCTAGTCAGGTAAAGCCCATATCATACTTTCCTTATGCTATTTCCTTGTTGACATACTTTTGCCgttacttgtttgtttttgtgtgtttgtgtttgcctgtgcatgcgtgtctctgtgcatgtttgtgtgtgtgtgtgggtgtgggtgcaTGCAGACACAGGcacaagaaatagtcccaacaATTGGCTTCAACATTGAAAAGTTCAAGAGTTCAAGGTAGAATTCAAAAGATAtttataatgtgtgtttatttacagatgtgaaattaaaaatggtTGATGCACCACTACGGTATCACTCttagctgctctctctcccctctctctctctctgcatgcagCCTGTCTTTTACAGTCTTTGATATGTCTGGCCAGAGCAGATATAGAAACCTGTGGGAGCATTACTACAAGtatgaaacacacaacatgcacaccACTCatcaaacattaacacatgTTACTCTAACATGACTCTGTGTCAATTACAACTTCTTCTCTTGTCCTCAGAGAAAGCCATGCCATCATATTTGTCATTGACAGCGGTGACAAACTGAGAATGGTTGTTGCCAAAGAGGAGCTCGACACTCTTCTCAATCACGAAGGTACAAAATACCTGCAGTTCTGTTTTACTCATTTCCAATAAAGACACCGTACGGATACTATTTTTAGTCTTTCCAGTAAAATAAATCCGGCATGTTAAACCATGTGGCATGGAAGGctaagaatgaatgaatggctaATTTTTGATTGAACGTtatcacatttaaatatattatatatctacACAAGCTATAAACTCTCTGCTGATACTCCTTATTGGATAAACTTTTGAAAAGAATATTGTTTGCCTCATGGTTCACTGGTCTTCATGTGTGTCTCATTATCCAGATATCAGCAGCAAAAAGATACCAGTATTGTTCTTTGCTAACAAGATGGATCTGCGGGACGCCATGTCTTCTGTCAAGGTCTCACAGATGTTGTCTCTGGAGAACATCAAAGACAAACCCTGGCACATCTGGTAAAATATTTTTCCATACAGCCTGCACAAGGAAGGATGCTGTGGCATTCATGTGACCACATTATCATAAAATATTCATGAAGGGTCTCTGAGCAAAGGAACACAAGGTTTACCACCTCCAAAGACGTTGAGAAGTTTGCTACAGGACTCCTGCAAGTGTTGGGTTGTCTTGAAGGAAGTGCACTTGGATTAAATTGACTGAACTGAGCCAAGCCCTGTCACTTCCCCATCCGCAACATTTTGTGCTTCCAGAGTCTTAAAGTCttaaacagagacagtgaagcGACCAGGCTTGTTGGCTACTTCCTGGGTCTGTTTCCAAATGTCTGcttatttgtcattttccagCTCAGGTTAAACATTATAAGCAACGTGTAGTTAATCAATAGCTTGGCTCCTTTATGCACATGGTACATATTGTGTTTTGCACCCTGTTTATTCATTGGACAGATGGAAGGATTAAGAGCTAGAACAGCTTTAAACATCCAGGATCCAGGAACAGTTATGAGAAAGTGAATGTGTGCCACAAGGAGATTAACTCCTGGATGTCTCCTGATTTTTTTCAGTGCCAGCAATGCTATCAAAGGAGAGGGCCTACAGGAAGGGTTGGACTGGCTACAAGGTAAAGTGTCTGTTAGTCATACTggaccaaaaacaaagaaaaggccATGTTGAATTGTGCTCAGAATTTCAATGTCAATGTTCAAAAGCTGTCTGCATCCTGTTGACCACCTGTATTAAGacatgtccctttttttttatacccaCAGAACAAATTGCACAGTAAGTATCATCATGCTGTATCATGTCAACATGTAAAGTCACTGTGGTGCTAGATTGTAT
This window of the Enoplosus armatus isolate fEnoArm2 chromosome 11, fEnoArm2.hap1, whole genome shotgun sequence genome carries:
- the LOC139292581 gene encoding ADP-ribosylation factor-like protein 6; translation: MGLLDKLSGWLGLRKKEVNVLCLGLDNSGKTTIINQLKPANHSNHLGPLSEEWKHASQTQAQEIVPTIGFNIEKFKSSSLSFTVFDMSGQSRYRNLWEHYYKESHAIIFVIDSGDKLRMVVAKEELDTLLNHEDISSKKIPVLFFANKMDLRDAMSSVKVSQMLSLENIKDKPWHICASNAIKGEGLQEGLDWLQEQIAQSYQNNEHMND